The following proteins come from a genomic window of Winogradskyella sp. PC-19:
- a CDS encoding T9SS type A sorting domain-containing protein, protein MKTFLQIISFFCFMNSVSGQTISEYRIISSNLGTAGSSTTVATANGTYLVSQSVGQASVIGTHSSSNGYIVRQGYQQPLENLNSTVNTTVNLNAKVHPNPFTRDINISFSSIIKNNVNIQLFDVLGKLIYSDKHTASQTINLQLGHIQKGTYFLKVTSKNKSFNTKLIKI, encoded by the coding sequence ATGAAAACATTTTTACAAATAATCTCATTTTTTTGCTTTATGAATAGTGTTTCTGGGCAAACTATATCTGAGTATAGAATTATAAGTTCTAACTTAGGTACTGCTGGTTCATCGACGACAGTAGCTACAGCAAACGGAACATATTTAGTAAGCCAAAGTGTCGGGCAGGCTAGCGTTATTGGTACACACTCAAGTAGTAACGGTTACATTGTTAGACAAGGTTACCAGCAGCCTTTAGAAAATTTAAACTCAACTGTAAATACAACTGTAAACTTAAATGCTAAAGTTCATCCTAACCCATTTACCCGAGACATAAATATTTCGTTTTCAAGCATTATTAAGAATAATGTGAATATCCAACTTTTTGATGTTTTAGGTAAACTAATATACTCAGATAAACATACTGCTTCACAGACCATTAATTTACAATTGGGACACATACAAAAGGGAACCTATTTTCTAAAAGTTACATCGAAAAATAAAAGCTTTAATACAAAGCTTATTAAAATCTAA
- a CDS encoding outer membrane beta-barrel protein: protein MKNYVFFLLILLSVNLCSSQQLYFEIGSTLSSFDYENSQGQPLDNLLSTSNVYYGMGYRQSINPAKTLFLSLGASYNSYGAIGSANTIDNFFEWDVSYLGLKAGLGIQLFQLNDLTFLANLNVSPEFLVRGNQTINNRVFNLVGEEEFNNTILFFRGGLEMQYPLSRYAAITAVYSYGKTALINSGDTSESLNLNAHQFGIGFIINLPNCNCDFGY from the coding sequence GTGAAAAATTATGTGTTTTTTTTACTGATATTACTATCAGTAAATTTATGTTCGAGTCAACAACTCTATTTCGAAATTGGTTCGACTCTGTCTTCATTTGACTATGAAAACTCGCAAGGCCAGCCATTAGATAATTTATTATCTACATCAAACGTCTATTATGGCATGGGTTACAGGCAAAGTATCAATCCTGCTAAGACATTGTTTTTGTCATTGGGAGCAAGTTATAATAGTTACGGTGCTATTGGTAGTGCAAATACTATTGATAATTTCTTTGAGTGGGATGTTTCTTATTTAGGACTCAAGGCAGGTTTAGGTATTCAATTATTCCAACTTAATGACCTTACATTTTTGGCAAATCTTAATGTATCACCAGAGTTTTTAGTTAGAGGGAATCAAACAATAAATAATAGAGTTTTTAATCTAGTTGGAGAAGAAGAATTCAATAACACCATTTTGTTTTTTAGAGGTGGTTTAGAGATGCAATATCCATTATCACGATATGCAGCAATTACGGCAGTTTATAGTTATGGAAAAACAGCTTTGATAAATTCAGGAGATACATCAGAATCATTAAACTTAAATGCGCACCAATTTGGTATAGGTTTTATAATTAATCTACCTAATTGTAATTGTGATTTCGGGTATTGA
- a CDS encoding T9SS type A sorting domain-containing protein — MKKRFQFLIFTTFFCCFVVQAQTAIPDTNFENYLETHSADGAVVIIGDANSMGDGMVDGFVPTDRISDVTTLNLVDLDISDLTGIEDFTGLEVLVCNNNRVEQVDVSNNANLTLLNVSNNRITGELIVSNNTNLESLFCSSNQISILNLSTNTVLKNLDASNNILTSLDLTNINTVACPNPQTNPPTLCQGSSTINVSRNNLNDLVVANGFNDLLIFFDSSGNSDLFCIQIDTGFTPNGWVIDDFTYFSDVACVDIFTYVPDDNFEQALINQGLDDVLDNFVLRMNISTLTDLDVSNSSILSLEGIEDFIALENLDISSNSIEQLDVSNNTALLQLNVSDNNLTDIDDDTNVFEKLDLSNNTALLQLNVSNNNLSELDVSNNVALNTLNCSGNIFINLNLQNNTLLEVLDCSFNQIENLNLTLNTVLSSISCSNNNLFALSLANGNNVAIMAFDATNNANLFCIQVDDAAFSDAAAGWLKDASASYNLDCGTYIPDDNFEQYLIDQGIDTDGTLNNFVPTVDISSLTDLDVSNLAIADLTGIEDFAMLGNLNCSGNMLSVLNLENNTAISILDASNNQIESLNLTANINLTSLLCNDNLIETLNIKNGNNNLLTTFNATINPRLFCINVDDAILANIPMTWQKDDIADYNGDCENSRFTTIPDTFFEQALIDLDLDTVIDGVVLTSNIEQIQILNISDSSILDLTGIKDFKLLEELDCNGNFLEDLDVSELLFLKRINCNSNAIDVLNINDSVNITDLFCAGNNIENLDTTQLDNLLTLDCSDNNISTLDLTNNILLTGAFVSNNSLTNLDISANADLKNLDCSNNQINNLVTSASPNTTLINLNCANNDLSAFDITNYQGLITLNCSSNTLNQLDVSGNTSLEVLNFLINQLTTIDLVNNVNLVELFASQNSLTQLDVTSNTLIENIDVSFNDLQQLILNTNVTLKYLALSNNQLTTLDLSNNSNLIEADFSSNQLVSLVLSANLGSLKTLNASSNQIEGNLDLTTFAISACTAQPDQTEFCPNSISINISNNLFEGVNLQNGINPDITLLNTTSNPNLDCIQIDDISFIGTGWQKDSFTEYNEDCNFGETFVPDDNFEQALIDLGLDVAPLNDYVLTANIEGLLTLDVSGNAITDLIGVEDFAALETLNVSTNNLSTIDLSNNDNLIDLNVSNNQFLSLDVSNNLNLSTLNCSNNSISNLDLDSNINLSNLNISNNLFTSFLPSEIPSLEVFNCEENTITELDFQQNQLVTDIYCSSNLLEVLTVKNTQNDILLNLDAQNNPNLDCIETDTGTVPAGATWLVDTDVDFAVDCFYGQTFVPDDNFEQFLINSGFDSGTLDDYVPTQNINSITNLDISEQAISDLTGIEDFIALTDLDFEINSVTLADLSNNTALINLNASMNLLQDLDISNLSNLVDLNISDNQLTTINLIDNNSLELLEASNNQVTTLDVSNNTNLTLLNFPNNQLATLNLTSNTGLVNIDVSNNSLTALNVDTLINLEELNCNVNFISSLSVTQNINLTVLFCQSNAFIADQLNLQNGNNQNIQTFNATDNPDLACVLVDNPPAVLNNFDGFYDNWNIDNTAAYQVVCIDADNDGVPNVDDQCPGTIFGTPVDLFGCPFPDLSNNNFAISILSETCQNANDGHINIVSQQLYAYTVTLTGNDFFQEYNFTNDIDILNLLAGTYEMCITIEEWPDYEVCYTIVITEPNALEVFSSRVASGSRIALDMSGSISYNIEFNNETFTTFNPALVLDLKEGINTLRVSTDLDCQGVFEEVIFNTKDFVVSPNPFTNILKINNVVLDENITVNIYSMVGKLVYNKTYFAEEQQLDINTNNIDAGLYIISIQSKTRVSTYKIIKQ, encoded by the coding sequence ATGAAAAAGAGATTCCAATTCTTAATTTTTACAACGTTCTTTTGCTGTTTTGTAGTACAAGCACAAACAGCTATACCAGATACTAATTTTGAGAATTATTTAGAAACACATTCAGCTGATGGGGCTGTAGTAATCATAGGTGACGCAAATAGTATGGGTGATGGTATGGTTGATGGTTTTGTACCTACAGATAGGATATCTGATGTAACAACATTAAATCTTGTAGATTTAGATATATCAGACCTTACTGGAATTGAGGATTTTACGGGCTTAGAAGTCTTAGTTTGTAATAATAATAGGGTAGAACAAGTAGATGTTTCTAATAATGCTAATTTAACCTTACTAAATGTTTCTAATAATAGAATTACTGGAGAATTGATTGTAAGTAACAATACAAACCTAGAAAGTTTATTTTGTTCATCTAACCAAATTAGTATCTTAAATTTATCAACAAATACAGTTTTAAAAAATCTTGATGCTTCAAATAATATATTGACAAGTTTAGATTTAACAAATATAAATACTGTTGCTTGCCCAAATCCACAAACAAATCCGCCAACCTTATGTCAAGGTTCTTCAACAATTAATGTATCTCGTAATAATTTAAATGATTTGGTCGTTGCAAATGGTTTCAACGATTTATTAATATTCTTTGACTCTTCTGGTAACTCAGATTTATTTTGTATTCAAATTGATACTGGTTTTACACCAAACGGATGGGTCATAGACGATTTTACTTATTTCAGTGATGTGGCTTGTGTCGATATTTTTACCTACGTACCAGATGATAATTTTGAGCAAGCACTCATTAATCAGGGTCTTGATGATGTATTAGACAATTTTGTGCTTAGAATGAATATTAGCACACTAACCGATTTAGATGTTTCTAATTCTAGTATTTTAAGTTTAGAAGGTATCGAAGATTTCATTGCCCTTGAAAATTTAGACATCAGTAGCAATAGTATAGAACAACTAGATGTTTCAAATAATACCGCATTACTTCAACTAAATGTTTCAGACAATAATTTAACAGATATAGATGACGATACTAATGTATTTGAAAAACTAGATCTTTCAAATAATACAGCACTACTTCAGTTAAATGTTTCAAATAATAATTTATCAGAATTAGATGTAAGCAATAACGTAGCTTTAAATACTTTAAATTGTTCAGGTAATATTTTTATAAATTTAAATTTACAGAATAACACACTTTTAGAAGTTTTAGATTGTTCTTTTAATCAAATAGAAAATTTAAATCTAACATTAAATACAGTACTTTCAAGTATTTCTTGCAGTAATAATAATTTATTTGCGCTTAGCTTAGCTAACGGTAATAATGTTGCAATAATGGCTTTTGATGCAACAAATAACGCTAACTTGTTTTGTATACAAGTTGATGATGCGGCTTTTTCTGATGCTGCAGCTGGTTGGCTAAAAGATGCTTCTGCATCATACAATTTAGATTGTGGTACTTATATTCCTGATGATAATTTTGAACAATATCTCATAGATCAAGGTATTGATACGGATGGTACACTTAATAACTTTGTACCTACAGTAGATATTTCTAGTCTAACCGATTTAGATGTTTCAAATCTTGCAATTGCAGACCTAACTGGTATCGAAGATTTTGCAATGCTTGGTAATTTAAACTGTTCAGGTAATATGCTATCAGTTTTAAACCTTGAAAACAATACTGCAATTTCAATTTTAGATGCTTCTAATAATCAAATTGAATCGCTTAACCTGACAGCAAATATCAATTTAACGTCATTGCTTTGTAACGACAATTTAATAGAAACTTTAAATATTAAAAACGGAAATAATAATTTACTAACAACATTTAATGCTACTATTAATCCAAGATTATTTTGTATCAATGTTGATGACGCCATTTTGGCGAATATTCCTATGACATGGCAAAAAGATGATATTGCAGATTATAATGGCGACTGTGAAAATAGCCGTTTTACAACAATACCAGATACATTTTTTGAACAGGCTCTGATAGATTTAGATTTAGATACAGTAATAGATGGCGTAGTACTAACTTCAAATATTGAGCAAATTCAAATTTTGAATATCAGTGATTCAAGTATTTTGGATTTAACAGGCATAAAAGATTTTAAATTACTTGAAGAGTTAGACTGTAATGGGAATTTTTTAGAAGACTTAGATGTTAGTGAACTATTGTTTTTAAAGCGTATAAATTGTAATTCTAATGCTATAGATGTATTAAATATTAATGATTCAGTAAATATAACAGATTTGTTTTGCGCAGGAAATAACATAGAAAATTTAGATACAACGCAACTTGATAATCTTTTAACCTTAGATTGTTCAGATAATAATATATCAACACTTGACCTAACTAATAATATACTTTTAACAGGTGCTTTTGTTTCTAATAATAGTTTAACAAATCTTGATATCAGTGCAAATGCTGATTTAAAAAATTTAGACTGCAGTAATAACCAAATAAATAATTTAGTAACATCTGCTAGCCCAAATACAACATTGATAAATTTAAATTGTGCAAATAACGATTTGTCAGCTTTTGATATAACTAATTATCAAGGACTAATTACACTTAATTGTAGTTCTAATACGTTAAACCAACTTGATGTAAGCGGAAATACAAGCTTAGAAGTGTTAAACTTTTTGATTAATCAATTGACAACAATTGATTTGGTTAATAATGTAAATTTAGTAGAGCTATTTGCATCTCAAAATAGTCTTACTCAATTAGATGTAACATCCAATACACTTATAGAAAATATTGACGTTAGCTTTAATGATTTACAACAATTAATTCTAAATACTAATGTTACTCTTAAATACTTGGCTTTATCAAATAATCAACTTACCACGTTAGATTTAAGTAATAACAGCAATCTTATTGAAGCTGATTTTAGCTCAAACCAGTTAGTAAGCTTAGTTTTATCAGCTAATTTAGGAAGTTTAAAAACCTTAAATGCTAGCAGTAATCAAATTGAGGGCAATCTAGATTTAACCACATTTGCCATTTCTGCTTGTACGGCACAACCCGACCAAACAGAATTTTGTCCTAACAGTATTTCTATTAATATTTCTAATAATTTATTTGAAGGTGTAAATCTTCAGAATGGAATAAACCCAGACATTACGTTACTTAATACAACTTCAAATCCCAACTTAGATTGTATTCAAATAGATGATATTAGTTTTATTGGTACAGGTTGGCAAAAAGATAGTTTTACAGAATATAATGAAGACTGTAATTTTGGCGAAACCTTTGTCCCAGACGATAATTTTGAACAAGCACTTATCGATTTAGGTTTAGATGTCGCTCCTTTAAATGATTATGTGTTAACTGCAAATATAGAAGGTTTATTGACTTTAGATGTTAGCGGAAATGCTATTACAGACTTAATAGGTGTTGAAGATTTCGCAGCTCTAGAAACACTCAATGTCTCTACTAATAATTTGTCAACAATCGACCTCAGTAATAATGATAATTTGATAGATTTAAACGTGTCCAATAATCAATTTTTAAGCTTAGATGTGTCAAATAATTTAAACCTTTCAACACTAAATTGTTCAAACAACTCTATTAGTAATCTTGATCTAGATAGTAACATAAATCTTTCTAATTTAAATATTTCAAATAACTTATTTACGAGTTTTCTACCAAGTGAAATACCATCCTTAGAAGTTTTTAATTGTGAAGAAAATACTATAACAGAGCTTGATTTTCAACAAAATCAACTTGTAACTGATATTTATTGCAGTTCTAATCTTTTAGAGGTGCTAACTGTAAAAAATACACAAAATGATATATTACTAAATTTAGATGCCCAGAACAATCCAAATTTAGATTGTATTGAAACCGATACAGGGACAGTGCCAGCTGGAGCAACATGGCTCGTAGATACAGATGTGGATTTTGCAGTAGATTGCTTTTATGGTCAGACGTTTGTACCCGATGATAATTTTGAACAATTTCTAATAAATTCTGGTTTTGATTCTGGTACTTTAGACGATTATGTGCCAACACAAAATATAAACAGTATTACAAATTTAGATATAAGTGAACAAGCAATTTCAGACTTAACAGGTATTGAGGATTTCATAGCTTTGACAGATTTAGATTTTGAAATTAATAGTGTTACTCTGGCAGATTTAAGTAATAATACAGCTTTAATAAATTTGAATGCTTCAATGAATCTACTCCAAGACCTTGATATTTCAAATCTATCAAATTTAGTTGATCTTAATATTTCTGATAATCAATTAACTACTATTAATCTTATTGATAATAATAGCCTTGAACTCTTAGAAGCTTCAAATAATCAGGTAACAACGCTTGACGTTTCTAATAATACCAACCTTACACTTTTAAATTTCCCAAATAATCAATTAGCTACATTAAACCTTACTTCAAATACGGGCCTTGTAAATATCGACGTTTCCAATAATTCACTTACAGCGCTTAATGTTGATACGCTTATTAATTTAGAGGAATTAAACTGTAACGTTAATTTTATAAGTAGTTTAAGTGTAACTCAAAACATAAATCTTACTGTTTTGTTTTGTCAGTCTAACGCTTTTATTGCAGATCAACTTAATTTACAGAATGGAAATAACCAAAACATTCAAACTTTTAACGCTACTGATAATCCAGATTTAGCTTGTGTTCTTGTAGATAATCCACCTGCTGTACTTAATAACTTTGATGGCTTCTATGATAATTGGAATATAGATAATACAGCTGCTTACCAAGTGGTTTGTATAGATGCAGATAATGATGGCGTTCCTAATGTAGATGACCAATGCCCGGGCACCATTTTTGGTACACCAGTAGATTTATTTGGCTGTCCATTTCCTGATTTGTCTAATAATAATTTTGCGATTTCTATTTTAAGTGAAACATGTCAAAATGCTAATGACGGTCACATAAATATTGTTTCGCAGCAGCTATATGCGTATACCGTGACCTTAACTGGGAACGATTTCTTTCAAGAATATAATTTTACAAATGATATTGACATACTTAATCTTTTGGCTGGTACCTACGAAATGTGTATAACTATCGAAGAATGGCCAGATTACGAAGTATGTTATACCATAGTTATTACAGAACCAAATGCTCTAGAAGTTTTTTCAAGTAGGGTAGCTTCAGGAAGTAGAATTGCTCTGGATATGTCTGGTAGTATCAGTTATAATATCGAGTTTAATAACGAAACCTTTACGACATTTAATCCAGCACTTGTACTTGATTTAAAAGAAGGAATAAACACGTTAAGAGTTAGTACAGATTTAGACTGTCAAGGCGTTTTTGAAGAGGTTATATTTAATACAAAAGACTTTGTTGTTTCGCCAAATCCTTTCACAAATATTTTAAAGATTAACAATGTTGTATTAGACGAAAATATAACGGTCAATATCTATTCTATGGTAGGAAAACTGGTTTATAATAAGACTTATTTTGCCGAAGAGCAACAGCTAGACATTAACACCAATAACATTGATGCTGGTTTATATATCATTTCTATACAATCAAAAACTAGAGTTTCTACTTATAAAATTATCAAGCAATGA